In the Clavelina lepadiformis chromosome 8, kaClaLepa1.1, whole genome shotgun sequence genome, one interval contains:
- the LOC143469895 gene encoding 60S ribosome subunit biogenesis protein NIP7 homolog, which translates to MRPLTEEETKILFEKLAKYIGENIKLLIDRPDGTYCFRLHKERVYYVAEDIMRRAANVCRENLISFGVCFGKFTKTRKFRLHITALDYLAPYAKFKIWVKPSAEQSFLYGNHVMKSGLGRITDNTPKYQGVVVYSMADVPLGFGVAAKSTSECRKTDPMSIISFHQADVGEYLRNEDSLT; encoded by the exons ATGCGACCTTTAACTGAAGAAGAAACTAAGATATTATTTGAGAAACTCGCAAAATA TATCGGAGAAAACATCAAACTCTTAATCGACAGACCTGATGGCACATATTGTTTTCGACTTCACAAAGAACGTGTGTATTATGTTGCTGAAGATATTATGAGGAGAGCAGCAAATGTGTGTCGAGAAAACCTTATTAGTTTTGGTGTTTGTTTCGGCAAGTTCACAAAGACTCGAAAGTTTAGATTGCACATAACAGCATTGGACTACTTGGCACCATATGCAAAG tttaaaatttgGGTCAAGCCAAGTGCAGAGCAATCATTTCTTTATGGCAATCATGTGATGAAATCTGGCTTGGGAAGGATAACCGACAACACACCAAAATATCAGGGTGTTGTTGTATATTCAATGGCTGATGTTCCACTG GGATTTGGAGTTGCTGCAAAATCAACTTCCGAATGTCGTAAAACAGATCCAATGTCGATAATTTCCTTTCATCAGGCAGATGTTGGGGAATACTTGAGGAATGAAGACTCTTTGACATAA